In Astyanax mexicanus isolate ESR-SI-001 chromosome 5, AstMex3_surface, whole genome shotgun sequence, a single window of DNA contains:
- the LOC111193658 gene encoding DNA ligase 1 encodes MANSQCARDMEKMTPEQRASTSRGLDQGKIQEADWATKKKKLMQKAEQLEKERERLRMMKPKDKEQVGEKTEPMKVKEVQKAMEELQKKETERRDRILQAWTVAGKEWDEEKRKLKQEIEQLKKEGEKLRTSKKSDEKQNGEQRDLKEMREAHKRQMELLQTTETEKRSRILKAWTVASDEWKEKEKKMKLEIEQLKKEGEKLRTGKKKDEEPTGEVKDLLEKKEVQKAFELLQKKETERRDGILKAWTKASKEWKEKEKKMELEIKQLKKEGEKLRTGKKKDEEQKGEVKDLLENKVVQKAFKLLQKSEYERCDRILKSWTEASKEWKEAEKKMKLEIEQLEEEGEKLRLMKQKDEEQLRELTELKKTIEPSMKEIREWKEKMEMLMKEREKEMEKMMEERENDKKKIELMMKEKKDMEKRRSERKKRKEMVKMMKETEAKVLKEEKKKKEQKEKEEREMEEMVQKMEALTLGDVTEWQRTQLKMRRRRRRVPLNTFF; translated from the exons ATGGCGAACAGCCAGTGTGCCAGAGACATGGAGAAGATGACCCCTGAGCAGAGAGCCTCAACATCCAGAGGGCTCGACCAGGGCAAAATCCAGGAGGCTGATTGGGCCACGAAGAAAAAGAAGCTGATGCAGAAGGCAGAACAGctggagaaggaaagagagaggctGAGAATGATGAAGCCGAAAGATAAAGAGCAGGTGGGAGAGAAGACTGAGCCAATGAAGGTGAAAGAGGTCCAGAAAGCAATGGAAGAGCTTCAGAAGAAAGAGACCGAAAGAAGAGACAGAATCCTGCAGGCCTGGACTGTAGCAGGCAAAGAATGGGATGAGGAGAAAAGGAAGCTGAAGCAGGAGATAGAACAGctgaagaaagaaggagagaagctCAGAACGAGTAAGAAGAGCGATGAAAAGCAGAATGGAGAGCAGAGGGATCTCAAAGAAATGAGAGAGGCCCACAAGAGACAAATGGAACTGCTTCAGACGACAGAGACGGAAAAAAGAAGCAGAATCCTGAAGGCCTGGACTGTAGCCAGTGATGAATGGAAGGAGAAGGAAAAGAAGATGAAGCTGGAAATAGAGCAGCTAAAGAAGGAAGGAGAGAAGCTCAGAACGGGCAAGAAGAAAGATGAAGAGCCGACGGGAGAG GTGAAGGATCTCTTAGAAAAGAAAGAGGTCCAGAAAGCATTCGAACTTCTTCAGAAGAAAGAGACTGAAAGAAGGGATGGAATCCTGAAGGCCTGGACTAAAGCCAGTAAAGAATGGAAGGAGAAGGAAAAGAAGATGGAGCTGgaaataaaacagctgaagaaagagggagagaagctCAGAACTGGCAAGAAGAAAGATGAAGAGCAGAAGGGAGAGGTGAAGGATCTCTTAGAAAACAAAGTGGTCCAGAAAGCATTCAAACTGCTTCAGAAGTCAGAGTATGAAAGATGTGACAGAATCCTGAAGAGCTGGACTGAAGCCAGTAAAGAATGGAAGGAGGCGGAAAAGAAGATGAAGCTGGAAATAGAACAGCTGGAGGAGGAAGGAGAGAAGCTCAGACTGATGAAGCAGAAAGATGAAGAGCAGTTGAGAGAGCTGACTGAGCTCAAGAAAACAATAGAGCCCTCCATGAAAGAGATCCGTGAATGGAAGGAAAAGATGGAGATGctgatgaaagaaagagagaaggagatggaaaagatgatggaagagagagagaatgacaagAAGAAGATTGAATTGATGATGAAAGAGAAGAAGGACATGGAAAAGAGgaggagcgagagaaagaaaaggaaggaGATGGTAAAGATGATGAAGGAGACTGAAGCCAAGGTGTtgaaggaggaaaagaagaagaaagagcagaaagagaaggaggagagagagatggaggagatggtGCAGAAGATGGAGGCACTAACCCTTGGTGATGTGACTGAGTGGCAAAGGACTCAGCTAAAgatgaggaggagaagaagaagagttccattaaacacttttttctga